The following proteins are co-located in the Solanum pennellii chromosome 8, SPENNV200 genome:
- the LOC107027875 gene encoding transmembrane protein 234 homolog, which translates to MVTVGLVWGATNALMRKGAIKWDETIKSLPQPNTPQHKIMTTLKNWFKLLLIWQCSSPFCCKIYQHQLHFFAILSDTPISLAVPVTSATTFAATAVFGMILGEENLVSRALFGTFLIVLGVYICIM; encoded by the coding sequence ATGGTGACAGTAGGGCTTGTTTGGGGAGCCACAAATGCGCTGATGCGAAAAGGCGCAATCAAATGGGATGAAACCATTAAATCATTGCCACAACCAAACACACCCCAACACAAAATCATGACAACTCTCAAGAATTGGTTCAAACTTTTGTTGATATGGCAATGTTCTTCGCCATTTTGTTGTAAAATTTATCAGCATCAGCTACATTTTTTCGCCATTCTTAGTGATACACCAATTTCTTTAGCTGTTCCTGTTACTAGTGCCACAACTTTTGCTGCTACTGCAGTTTTTGGAATGATTCTTGGTGAAGAAAATCTCGTTAGTCGTGCTTTGTTTGGTACATTTCTTATTGTTCTTGgtgtttatatttgtattatgtaA
- the LOC107026999 gene encoding AT-hook motif nuclear-localized protein 1-like — translation MEGSNSGVTVVGSDAPSDYHVAARTTENPTIQTVTSQIVVVSPTPATTVSAGAGAGLTALSVKKKRGRPRKYAPDGSVNVLSPKPISSSVPSPVIDFSSSEKRGKIRPVGLVSKVHQQPKVDLETPGEWVSCSVGANFTPHIITVNTGEDVTMKVISFSQQGPRAICILSANGVISSVTLRQPDSSGGTLTYEGRFEILSLTGSFMPSETGGMRNRSGGMSVSLASPDGRVVGGGVAGLLVAASPVQIVIGSFLAGDQHEQRTKKNKPEPIIAAVPLPETEDPYHSSVKQTTPTSSSFRVDNWSAPDSRNKPAEINVSLPA, via the exons atgGAGGGGAGTAACAGTGGAGTTACAGTAGTGGGATCAGATGCTCCATCAGATTACCATGTGGCAGCAAGGACCACTGAGAATCCGACAATACAGACAGTGACATCCCAGATTGTTGTTGTTTCACCAACGCCGGCAACAACCGTGTCTGCCGGCGCCGGCGCCGGCTTAACAGCTCTGAGTGTGAAAAAGAAGAGAGGGAGACCAAGAAAGTATGCACCAGATGGGTCTGTAAATGTTCTTTCTCCAAAGCCAATTTCATCATCTGTTCCGTCGCCGGTGATTGATTTTTCATCGTCGGAGAAAAGGGGGAAAATCCGGCCAGTTGGGTTAGTTAGTAAAGTACACCAGCAACCTAAAGTTGATTTAGAAACTCCAG GCGAATGGGTTTCATGCTCTGTTGGTGCTAATTTTACACCTCATATTATTACTGTAAATACTGGAGAG GATGTCACCATGAAGGTTATATCATTCTCTCAACAAGGGCCTCGAGCAATATGCATTCTTTCAGCAAATGGTGTAATTTCAAGTGTTACACTTCGTCAACCAGACTCCTCTGGTGGCACATTGACGTATGAG GGACGGTTTGAGATACTGTCTTTGACTGGATCATTTATGCCATCAGAGACTGGAGGAATGAGAAACAGATCTGGCGGAATGAGTGTATCTCTAGCTAGTCCTGATGGGCGTGTTGTAGGAGGTGGAGTAGCCGGTCTATTAGTAGCTGCCAGTCCTGTGCAG ATTGTTATAGGTAGCTTTCTTGCTGGAGATCAACATGAGCAGAGAACCAAGAAAAACAAACCAGAGCCCATTATTGCTGCTGTTCCTCTACCCGAGACGGAAGACCCTTATCACTCCTCAGTAAAACAAACTACACCAACTTCCTCTTCTTTCCGCGTAGATAATTGGTCAGCTCCTGATTCTAGGAATAAGCCAGCTGAAATAAATGTATCTCTTCCAGCATAG